Sequence from the Paenibacillus riograndensis SBR5 genome:
TCTCGGCGAATTCTTTTTCAAGAAAACGGATTATTTATCCAGAACGGAATCTGTTGCCGTTATCGATCCGAAGAATCAAGCTGTAGTCCGGGTCCGGGGATTGGACAAGGCTGAAGGTGCTTATGACGGTGGAGTTCCGCTGGACTATGCTTACGTTCAAGCTGTTATCAAAAAGAGTGATGACAGCTATACCCAGCAGTCGAAGTTCATCGGCACCGGGGGCGAGCAGACATTTCTGGTTGTAGAATCGCCATCGACGGTCGGAGTAGATTTCATGCGCTATAACCGCAGCTATCTGGGGGTGGAATCTAAATACGGTTACTACATGTATGGTTCCATTCATACCGAGCCGGGTAAGGATTATTCCCTGGTGCTTGATGCAAGAGAACCGCTGCAGGCAGTCAGCAAAGTCAACCTGACTAAATATATGGAGGAATTATCGGTTATCCGCAAGGATTTGCCCGGCGTTGATTATGTGCCTTATGTAATCGACAGCAATACCAGTGAAGATAATTATTTTTATGCCACAGAAGGAACTTATAGCGTTCTTGCCCATACCAAGGGAGACATCTTTATTTACCGCGATGATGTTGCTGTAAATGCAGGAGATAATATATGGGATTATAATGACAGTGCCGCCGGATTAGCGACGCTGCTTGCTCCCGACTCAGGAAGCATTTACGGTGTAGAGTACATCACACCAGCCCGGTCGCAAATGAGAGGCTACTCCTACGATGCCAGACAGATCCAGTTGACTCCGGGGGAAGTCATCGTCAAGGTGGACCAATTGGTCGGCAGCCTTGAATATCAGTTCAATATTCATTTTGCTGCGGGAGCACTGAAAGCAGGAACGATATCGGAGCTTGTGCCGGGAGCTATTGCCGGATTGGATATTTTTGGACTGCAGAACGGCAAGCTGGTTCGCACCTCCGGCAATGAACAGCTGCAATTCGGATTAGTCGATACCGCAGGAAACCATATTGGCCAACTTAGTAAACCCCGGATTCTGGTTACAGACTATGGATCCTCCCGGGGATATAAACTTCTGTACCCTGAAGCGGCATCTTATGAGATCCAGGATGAGGCCGGAATGAAACTGTATGAAGGAACTTCTACCGGCTATCCAATTAACGTAAATAGAATTTTCCCAAATGGAACCTATGTGCTTAAAGCTTCGGTAACGATTGAAGGAAAAACCTATAGTTTGGACAAGAAATTTGTTTTGGATACAGCTGCGGGAACCGTTATCGATCCTGGTGTGCCTGTTCCGGGCGGAAACGGCGGCAGCGGGGGGACAGATCCGGGGAACGGCAGTAATCCCGATAATGGAAGCGGTAATGGCAGTGGTAACGGAAACGGAAATGGAAATGGTAATAGCAGTGGTAATGGTAACGGCGGTGTAACGGCACCTGTAACCACAACGCCGGTAAATGTGAACGTAAATGAACAGAATACGAAGCTTCAGGACTTGGTGAATAATACCAACGGGACACAGGCAGAACGGGCAGCAGCGGCGCAGAAAGCGCTGGGCAGCATTGCCGAATCCCTGAAGTCCGGGGCCACCGCCCAAGAAGCGGAACAGAACAGCAAAAGCATGTCTCAAGCCCTGGACAGTGCGGCCCAATTGCTGGCGAGCATTCAAGATCCTGCAGAGAAGCAAAAGATTGTCGGTTCAATCCATACCTTAATGGACAGCGCACCGTATATATTGAACAAGCTGGATACTGCTGACAAGGCGCTTGCTTTTGCACAGACTCTCATACAGAATGCGGCAGCAGTTCTGAATAACACACAGGGTGTTGCGGCAGCAGAGATTGAGCAATTGAAACAAAGCATAGTGTCATCGAGCCAGGCGGCCCTGAACAAAGCCGGCGAAGTTACAATCTCTAAGGAGCATGTGACTCTGGAGGGGAATACTGTCTCTTCACAATTGACTGAAGAACTCGTCAGCAAGCAGATTGAAGCCTCTAAGAAGGCTTTGGCTGCGGTATCAGAGCAGCTTACTGCTAAGCTGGGAGCAGGTCTGGCCAGTGAACTTAAGGTTTCCCTGACCGTTGAGGTCCCGGCGATGGGCGATGGTGTGAACAAGCTGAACACCTCGCTGCCTTCGGAGATTCTTAAGGTTCTTCAAGACAACAAAGTTGACGGTCTCAAGCTTCAGATGGGGACAACCGGATTCACCATTGAGCCGGATACATTCGGCACGGTGGAAGCGGGGCAGAAAATAACCCTGGCGGCTGAGGTAGTGGAGAATGCTGTGATCGGCAAGCCGGGTCAGGCAGAGCCATTGGCTACCCTGCCGGTGATGGAATTCCGCGCAACGGTAGGAGATAAGGCGGTTAAGCATTTCGAGAAGCCGGTTAACGTGACCTTCGATGTCTCCGCAATTAATACATCCAAATACCCGGCAGAGAACCTTGAGCGTCTCACAGTGTATGTGCTTAATGAGACCAGTCTGACCTGGGAAGCTGTTGGCGGTAAATATGATCCGGTTACACAAACAGTAAGTGCGCTTAGAGGGCATTTCAGCCGTTATACCGTAATGATCGGATCAGCGTCATTTAAGGATGTAGCAGACAATCATTGGGCGAAAAAAGAGATCAATTACCTGTTAACCAAGGGTATTCTGGAACAGACGGCGGAGTTTAATCCTTCGGGCAAGGTGACCCGTGCACAGTTCGCCAACTGGATTTCCAGAGCCTATGGTTTGGACGGCAGCGGGCTGACCCTGCCATTCAGCGACGTTGCAGCCGGAAGCGCCGGCTATAATGGAGTTGCCGCTGCTTATGAAGCCGGAATTATTACAGGCAAATCTTCTACGGTTTTTGACCCAGAGGCTACAATCAGCCGTCAGGAGATTGCTACGATGCTGGCACGCGCCCTTACGCTCTATAACGGGGCGAAGACAGTTGCCGATCCCGGAGCAGTGAACGCCGCTTATACTGATGGCGGTAAAATTGCCAAGTGGGCAGCAGCAGGCGTTGCTCTGGCTAATCGCACCGATCTTTTCAAAGGTTTTGAAGACGGGACTTTCCGTCCGGCACAAACGGCAACCAAAGCGGAAGCCGCCGCACTGATTTACAGACTTTATCAACTGAAATAAAGTGAACGGTCTGTATTAAACCCTTAAAGGCTGGCCTGTACGCAGATTCTGAGTCTGTGCAGGGCCAGTCTTTTTGTGTCCGGTGAGACCGGCTTTTCTTCATCCCCTGATATGATGTAACATAATCTTAGATATGTGCTTTTTAAAAGGCCGGGCCAGGTGAAGCTGACGGGTTCAGTATGAAGAGAGGGGAATGCTCATGGTAGGGAAGACAGTACTGGTGACCGGAGGCAACGCCGGGATGGGGCTGGCGACAACCATTGAAATGGCCCGCCGGGGAGCAGCGGTAATTATGGCCTGCCGCAGCCGTACGCGGGGAGAGGAAGCGCTGGCGGAAGCCAAGCGGCAGAGCGGGTCGGACAACATCAGGCTGATGTTGTGCGATCTGGCTTCATTCGATAGCGTGCGCGCTTTTGCAGAGGAATTTGCGGCCGGTTATCCGGTGCTTGATGTCCTGATCAATAATGCGGGTGTCGTTGCGCTCAAAAGACAGCTCACTGCAGACGGGTACGAGCTGGATTTCGGCGTGAACCATCTGGGTCACTTCCTGCTGACGAAGCTGCTGCTGGAGCGGCTGGTTGCCGCTGAACAGGGGCGGATTGTAGTGGTTGCCTCCGGTGCCTATAAGATCGGCAAGCTCCATCTGGAGGATCATACTCTCTCCCGCGGCTATAATCCGGCGAAGGCCTACGCCCGTTCCAAGCTGGCCAACATTCTGTTCACCCGGGAGCTGGCTGCACAGCTGCGGGGGACACAAGTTACGGTGAACGCGGTGCATCCGGGCGCAGTTGGCACAAGCATCGGGGTGAACCGTGAGACAGGGTTTGGCCGCTCGTTCTTGAAGCTGCTGTCCCCTTTCTTTCTGACGCCGGAGCAGGGAGCGGACACAGCCATTTGGCTGGCTGCAGCACCGGAGCTGCGGGGTGTGACCGGAGAATATTATTACCGGCGGAAAATTCAGGAGCTGTCCCCCAGAGCACGTGATGCTGCGGCAGCAGCACAATTATGGCAGTGGAGCCTGGAACACACCGGGCTGCTGCAATAACTGCATGACGGGGAAGGGCAGAGCAAGCTTGTACAGCTGCTGTGGAAAACAGTTGGAAATTCGTATAATTGCAGGAGGAATGGATAAATGACAGCGCAGAATTACAGCATTGAAGATGCGGCAGCCGGGGATTTGGCGGCGATCGTGGATATTTATAACTCGACGGTTGCAGGCAGGATGGTGACCGCCGATCTTGAGCCGGTGAGCGTTGCCGACAGGGAAAAGTGGTTTCAGGAGCATAACAGTCATCACAGGCCGCTCTGGGTGCTGAAAAAGGACGGAGAAATCGCCGCCTGGTTCAGCTTCCAGTCCTTTTACGGCCGTCCGGCCTATAACGGCACAGCGGAAATCAGTGTCTATGTAAATGAAAAATTCCGCGGCACAGGGGCAGGAAGCCTGCTGCTGGCCAAAGCTCTGGAAGAATGCCCCCGCCTTGGTCTGCAGAATCTGGTTGGCTTTGTGTTTGGCCACAATGAGCCAAGCCTGTCGCTGCTGCGGAAATTTGGTTTTGAAGAGTGGGGCCTGCTGCCGGGTGTTGCCGAAATGGACGGCGTTATGCGTGATCTGGTGATTATCGGCCGCAAGCTGTAATCCATGGGAAGGCGCTTCCGGCGTCAGCGGCGCTTCCCGGCGCTTAAAGCGGGCGGATGGATTCAGTCTGGCACTCTTCGGCGGTAATCCATGAATCCGACCACTGCTGCAGGTCACGGATCACAGATTCCAGTGCGCGTCCCTTATCCGTCAGAGAATATTGGATGCGGACGGGGGTCTCCGGGAATACCTCACGGAGAACGATCCCTTCCTGCTCAAGTTCCTTGAGCCGTTCGGAGAGCAGTCTGCCGCTGACCGGCAGGGCGGCTTCGATGACACTGAACCGCTGCGGTCCCTGGAGAAGCTGGTAGATGATTAAGCCCGTCCAACGTCTGCCGATGATATCCATGCTTTTTTGTAACCGTGGACACAAATCTGTAGATTTCATAAGGCTCACCTCTTAATTAACATTATAAACAAAAAGACCTGCAGCTAAAACAAATTTGAAAGTATATCAAATGGGACTGACCGCCCCGAAAGGATGATAAATAATGGCTAAGAAGAAAAAAACAGCCCCTGCACCGCGCCCCGCAGCTTCGGATGCTCCGGCAACCCTGAAGGATCTGCTGAGTAGCGATGTGCTGGATAAGCTGAAGGCGCAATCGGACGCGCTGAAGGCTGAGGAACACGAGAAAAAAGAAGCCGCCAGAAAGGCAGTGGAGGACCAGCGGAAGGCGGAGCAGAAACGTTTGGAGAACGATTTTGCCCATTTGCTGGAGAACAGCAGCCAGGATTGGCACAAATTTAAATAACCGCATTTCCAATAAAAGGGTTGACATGAAGCGGAACTGGCGTTTATTATTGGTTTTATCAAATTGAAGGGAGGCCGATGAGTCATGATTGGAAATATACAGCTTACAACCGCATATGGAAGATCTGATCTCATCGGCCCCGTCCGGGCAACATGATGTGCATCGGCCTGGCCTGCTGAGTGGTGCGGTCCGGGTCTGTGTGGCATGTGTTCTTAACCTTAACCAGGTGATATGTACGGAATCTCTGCGAAGAGCCGTGGATCAGAAGGATGATCTGCGGTTCTTTTTTGCGTACCCGTTTTATGCTTACAATACATTTATAGCTTACACTTTGAAGGGAATTGAACTACTATTATGAATTTTAATGAACAACAACAAGCGGGCGGTTATGACTCCCGTTATAAACATGAGCTTGCCCTGCCGGGCGGCGATCTGAAGGTGTACGCCAGCGAGCAGCTGTTTGCCACGCTGGATTACAAGGTACTGGAGATGGCGAACAACAATCTGCAAATTCCAAATATCGAATATATGAGCTACACCCCGGATGTGCATGTAGGCGTCGGAACCTGCATCGGCACAA
This genomic interval carries:
- a CDS encoding GNAT family N-acetyltransferase — translated: MTAQNYSIEDAAAGDLAAIVDIYNSTVAGRMVTADLEPVSVADREKWFQEHNSHHRPLWVLKKDGEIAAWFSFQSFYGRPAYNGTAEISVYVNEKFRGTGAGSLLLAKALEECPRLGLQNLVGFVFGHNEPSLSLLRKFGFEEWGLLPGVAEMDGVMRDLVIIGRKL
- a CDS encoding S-layer homology domain-containing protein, with product MYSKRLRSAVSMVLVFILSFMGVLGVSAASLKATVVTSEKMLNGTQKISVNSVLDVTYGDYNKLNEVKFSLSKDGNVLATQIKQKDQGERLSAADSVYSLKYPDISFEGLTAGEEVVLQAEYQGESGLIVTDPQSIKVPASSEIQIVVERMTKDSDTYINSSTGEVRSDDKNVRLTILSKGVPLANEAISVGTYSSYNNLTTDEAGQVQIIGNPRVSLTSPVLFVSVRQGKPDYEAMPLYVNNLMKEGTYTAAIRYLDGNGKLIQQQSDNISLPSGVSQSFGTSGLDVLVLKTGEISDSYPALIRSVENEVYMFQTSQTALYSAADGAHLEIVQDSSEYSRLGFEYSWEGAPVEMESFSIVPNNQYKQVNLTSPFKNITSNSLYVKKNVEYDITAVAGIPGTNSKVVLRNQVKPAEDQFTVQYAANAADFSALKVQVPERGQGLGDLFISYLNNKFNYNELSLKVQAADSTLYVRKGEEIHRLTTTVSGAAKNSSYNDEIVLNSFFTPADNEYVFKGGSKYTSQVILKVLSSDYYDQDEVRNQIVLGENLQLRVDMKDEYNNAIDLTSDYTIQILDASGAIVEDNGLSWTSEEEDGKLMRISQRQWKPAKSGDYTIQFLPHHYVSGTGYVKGAVIAETALKVLPKQELEVEIRDKSGNLVDLVNKPYMNIDQAEKVTVTVREHITGGLGKVLPGVKVTRYGEDIGVTDEQGQLVLPARLGTYLGEFFFKKTDYLSRTESVAVIDPKNQAVVRVRGLDKAEGAYDGGVPLDYAYVQAVIKKSDDSYTQQSKFIGTGGEQTFLVVESPSTVGVDFMRYNRSYLGVESKYGYYMYGSIHTEPGKDYSLVLDAREPLQAVSKVNLTKYMEELSVIRKDLPGVDYVPYVIDSNTSEDNYFYATEGTYSVLAHTKGDIFIYRDDVAVNAGDNIWDYNDSAAGLATLLAPDSGSIYGVEYITPARSQMRGYSYDARQIQLTPGEVIVKVDQLVGSLEYQFNIHFAAGALKAGTISELVPGAIAGLDIFGLQNGKLVRTSGNEQLQFGLVDTAGNHIGQLSKPRILVTDYGSSRGYKLLYPEAASYEIQDEAGMKLYEGTSTGYPINVNRIFPNGTYVLKASVTIEGKTYSLDKKFVLDTAAGTVIDPGVPVPGGNGGSGGTDPGNGSNPDNGSGNGSGNGNGNGNGNSSGNGNGGVTAPVTTTPVNVNVNEQNTKLQDLVNNTNGTQAERAAAAQKALGSIAESLKSGATAQEAEQNSKSMSQALDSAAQLLASIQDPAEKQKIVGSIHTLMDSAPYILNKLDTADKALAFAQTLIQNAAAVLNNTQGVAAAEIEQLKQSIVSSSQAALNKAGEVTISKEHVTLEGNTVSSQLTEELVSKQIEASKKALAAVSEQLTAKLGAGLASELKVSLTVEVPAMGDGVNKLNTSLPSEILKVLQDNKVDGLKLQMGTTGFTIEPDTFGTVEAGQKITLAAEVVENAVIGKPGQAEPLATLPVMEFRATVGDKAVKHFEKPVNVTFDVSAINTSKYPAENLERLTVYVLNETSLTWEAVGGKYDPVTQTVSALRGHFSRYTVMIGSASFKDVADNHWAKKEINYLLTKGILEQTAEFNPSGKVTRAQFANWISRAYGLDGSGLTLPFSDVAAGSAGYNGVAAAYEAGIITGKSSTVFDPEATISRQEIATMLARALTLYNGAKTVADPGAVNAAYTDGGKIAKWAAAGVALANRTDLFKGFEDGTFRPAQTATKAEAAALIYRLYQLK
- a CDS encoding winged helix-turn-helix transcriptional regulator, whose translation is MKSTDLCPRLQKSMDIIGRRWTGLIIYQLLQGPQRFSVIEAALPVSGRLLSERLKELEQEGIVLREVFPETPVRIQYSLTDKGRALESVIRDLQQWSDSWITAEECQTESIRPL
- a CDS encoding YqkE family protein, translating into MAKKKKTAPAPRPAASDAPATLKDLLSSDVLDKLKAQSDALKAEEHEKKEAARKAVEDQRKAEQKRLENDFAHLLENSSQDWHKFK
- a CDS encoding SDR family oxidoreductase, which gives rise to MVGKTVLVTGGNAGMGLATTIEMARRGAAVIMACRSRTRGEEALAEAKRQSGSDNIRLMLCDLASFDSVRAFAEEFAAGYPVLDVLINNAGVVALKRQLTADGYELDFGVNHLGHFLLTKLLLERLVAAEQGRIVVVASGAYKIGKLHLEDHTLSRGYNPAKAYARSKLANILFTRELAAQLRGTQVTVNAVHPGAVGTSIGVNRETGFGRSFLKLLSPFFLTPEQGADTAIWLAAAPELRGVTGEYYYRRKIQELSPRARDAAAAAQLWQWSLEHTGLLQ